From the Manihot esculenta cultivar AM560-2 chromosome 3, M.esculenta_v8, whole genome shotgun sequence genome, one window contains:
- the LOC110611012 gene encoding leucine-rich repeat extensin-like protein 6, with protein sequence MERIQMISFFLVVFLIILPSTNPSPIPKSRILYQIACTMCSSCCNQTPPSPPPPPPPPSISNCPPPPSPPTSSGSYYYSPPPPSTYTYSSPPPPSTYTYSSPPPPPQGGGGGGGSNYYYPPPNYNNYAAPPPPNPIVPYFPFYYYNPPPPSMSGAVKLMGSIIYSVAAIFLLSLF encoded by the coding sequence ATGGAGAGAATCCAGATGATCAGTTTCTTTCTGGTAGTATTTCTCATAATTCTACCGTCCACCAATCCCTCACCCATTCCAAAATCAAGAATATTGTACCAGATTGCATGCACAATGTGCTCTTCCTGTTGCAACCAAACGCCACCatctcctcctccaccaccaccaccaccatccATATCTAACTGCCCACCCCCACCATCTCCTCCGACTTCATCTGGTTCGTACTACTACTCTCCACCACCACCCTCCACTTACACCTACTCCTCTCCTCCACCACCCTCCACTTACACCTACTcctctcctccaccaccaccacaggGTGGTGGCGGAGGAGGCGGCAGCAACTATTACTATCCTCCACCAAACTATAACAACTacgctgcacctcctcctcctaaCCCAATTGTCCCTTACTTTCCTTTCTACTACTATAACCCACCTCCTCCTTCCATGTCCGGGGCTGTGAAGCTGATGGGTTCTATTATTTACAGTGTTGCTGCCATCTTTTTACTTTCTTTGTTTTGA
- the LOC110611721 gene encoding COBRA-like protein 7 yields the protein MAFYSDLLFFLLFTVLPSAISQSNTAAPAPAASDCNGIFLSYLYEGGTQLKPTDPTHQPYRFESTLSIQNNGLDELKSWKVFVGFKNDEFLVSASNAILADGTSLPANVGNGTVFAGYPMTDLKTPIATAGDSTQTSVQIKLLGTQFGVPLKDVPWPSNITLANDGFVCPKTTTEGSMMYVCCTKDPKFKSNITVVEEFLPRQSGDLTIMYDVIRTYDSNYWAQVSIENHNPLGRLDNWKLSWDWMMDEFIYTMKGAYPYVVDSSDCIFGPQGTFYKELDFANVLNCERRPTIIDLPPTKYNDTTLGLKPFCCRNGTILPPSMDPSKSISVFQLQVFKMPPVLNRSDLTPPQNWKINGTLNPDYQCGPPVRVSPSQFPDPSGLPSNSTAFASWQVVCNITHPKGVSPRCCVSFSAYYNDSVVPCNTCACGCPRNTARTCSTTAPAVLLPPEALLIPFDNRTAMSRAWAGLKHRMLPNPMPCGDNCGVSINWHVYTDYTRGWSARITVFNWDEIAFPDWFAAVQLDKAATGFEAMYSFNGSMVEGVNNTIFMQGLPGLNYLVAETDGADPQRNPRVPGKQQSVISFTKKSTPGLNVAAGDGFPTKVFFNGEECSLPKIYPTSNSNRKGPAMILWILLATLVFI from the exons ATGGCCTTCTACTCCGATCTgctctttttccttctttttactGTACTACCCTCTGCGATCTCCCAGTCTAACACTGCAGCACCGGCCCCTGCGGCCAGCGACTGCAATGGGATTTTCTTGTCTTACCTATATGAAGGAGGAACACAGCTCAAGCCTACCGATCCCACCCACCAGCCCTACAGATTTGAGTCTACTCTTAGTATACAAAATAATGGCCTTGATGAGCTCAAATCTTGGAAGGTCTTTGTGGGTTTTAAAAATGATGAGTTTTTAGTCTCTGCATCTAATGCTATTCTTGCTGATGGGACTAGCTTGCCTGCAAATGTTGGTAATGGTACTGTATTTGCTGGGTACCCTATGACTGATCTCAAAACGCCAATTGCGACTGCAGGGGATTCCACTCAGACTTCGGTTCAGATTAAGCTGCTGGGTACCCAGTTTGGTGTGCCTTTGAAAGATGTGCCTTGGCCTTCTAATATCACGCTTGCTAATGATGGGTTTGTTTGCCCTAAGACTACCACAGAAG GTAGTATGATGTATGTTTGTTGCACCAAAGATCCAAAGTTTAAATCAAACATCACTGTGGTGGAAGAGTTCCTTCCTCGCCAGAGCGGGGATCTTACAATTATGTACGATGTGATCAGGACATATGATTCCAATTATTGGGCACAGGTTTCCATTGAGAATCACAATCCCCTCGGTCGTCTTGATAACTGGAAATTGAGCTGGGACTGGATGATGGATGAATTTATCTACACTATGAAAGGGGCTTATCCCTATGTTGTTGATTCATCTGATTGCATATTTGGCCCACAAGGTACATTCTACAAGGAACTGGACTTTGCCAATGTATTGAACTGTGAAAGAAGGCCAACAATAATTGACCTGCCTCCAACGAAGTATAATGACACAACCCTTGGGCTGAAACCTTTCTGTTGTCGAAATGGTACAATCTTGCCACCATCAATGGACCCAAGCAAGTCAATCTCAGTTTTCCAGTTGCAGGTTTTTAAAATGCCTCCAGTTCTTAATCGGTCTGACCTCACACCACCACAGAATTGGAAGATCAATGGCACACTTAACCCTGATTATCAATGTGGCCCCCCAGTAAGAGTGAGCCCTAGCCAATTCCCAGACCCTAGTGGCTTACCATCAAATTCAACTGCATTTGCTAGCTGGCAGGTAGTGTGCAATATCACTCATCCCAAGGGAGTCAGTCCCAGATGCTGTGTATCATTTTCTGCCTACTACAATGATTCTGTTGTCCCATGCAATACCTGTGCGTGTGGATGCCCTAGAAACACTGCAAGGACTTGTAGTACGACTGCTCCAGCTGTTCTTCTTCCACCAGAAGCACTGCTTATACCTTTCGATAATCGAACTGCTATGTCTAGAGCTTGGGCTGGACTTAAACATCGAATGTTGCCCAACCCAATGCCTTGTGGAGATAATTGTGGGGTCAGCATCAACTGGCATGTGTATACAGATTATACTCGTGGGTGGAGTGCAAGGATCACAGTCTTCAACTGGGATGAAATAGCATTTCCTGATTGGTTTGCTGCAGTACAATTGGACAAAGCAGCTACTGGTTTTGAAGCAATGTATTCATTCAATGGGAGCATGGTGGAAGGTGTCAACAATACCATATTCATGCAAGGGCTTCCAGGATTGAACTATCTCGTGGCTGAAACTGATGGAGCTGACCCACAAAGAAATCCTAGGGTGCCTGGGAAACAGCAGTCCGTGATCTCATTTACTAAGAAATCTACACCTGGACTCAATGTGGCTGCTGGAGATGGATTTCCTACTAAAGTATTCTTCAATGGGGAGGAGTGCTCACTTCCTAAAATATATCCAACAAGTAACAGCAACAGAAAGGGACCGGCTATGATTTTATGGATCCTCCTAGCAACTCTGGTGTTCATCTGA
- the LOC110611817 gene encoding importin subunit alpha-2 has translation MSLRPSARTEVRRNRYKVAVDADEGRRRREDNMVEIRKSKREESLQKKRREGLQAQQFPPTVISSTMEKKLESLPSMVAGVWSDDGSLQLEATTQFRKLLSIERSPPIEEVIQSGVVPRFVEFLVREDFPQLQFEAAWALTNIASGTSENTRVVIDQGAVPIFVKLLASPSDDVREQAVWALGNIAGDSPKCRDLVLSHGALLPLLAQLNEHAKLSMLRNATWTLSNFCRGKPQPPFEQVRPALPALERLVHSTDEEVLTDACWAQSYLSDGTNDKIQAVIEAGVCPRLIELLLHPSPSVLVPALRTVGNIVTGDDIQTQCVINNGALPYLLSLLTHNHKKSIKKEACWTISNITAGNNQQIQAVIDAGLIGPLVNLLQNAEFDIKKEAAWAISNATSGGTQDQLKYLVSQGCIKPLCDLLVCPDPRIVTVCLEGLENILKVGEAEKNLGSSGDYNMYAQMIDDAEGLEKIENLQSHDNNEIYEKAVKVLETYWLEEDDESLPPGDGSQQGFQFGGNDPSAPSGGFNFS, from the exons ATGTCGTTGAGGCCCAGCGCTAGAACCGAGGTTCGCCGGAACCGTTACAAGGTCGCGGTCGACGCCGATGAAGGTCGGCGGAGGAGAGAGGACAACATGGTGGAGATCCGAAAGAGCAAGCGCGAAGAGAGCTTGCAGAAGAAGCGCCGTGAAGGCCTTCAGGCTCAGCAGTTCCCTCCCACTGTCATTTCTTCTACCATGGAAAAGAAG TTAGAAAGTTTGCCTTCAATGGTCGCTGGCGTTTGGTCTGATGATGGCAGCTTGCAGCTGGAAGCCACCACTCAGTTTCGGAAACTGCTTTCAATTG AACGAAGTCCTCCAATTGAGGAAGTCATACAATCTGGGGTTGTTCCTCGATTTGTTGAGTTTCTTGTGAGGGAAGATTTTCCTCAACTCCAG TTTGAGGCTGCTTGGGCCCTCACAAACATTGCCTCTGGAACTTCAGAGAACACTAGGGTGGTAATTGATCAGGGTGCAGTTCCAATATTTGTAAAGCTTCTTGCTTCTCCCAGTGATGATGTTCGAGAGCAG GCTGTGTGGGCATTGGGAAATATTGCTGGTGACTCCCCAAAATGTCGTGATCTTGTTCTCAGCCATGGAGCACTACTTCCCCTGTTGGCTCAGCTGAATGAGCACGCAAAGCTCTCAATGCTGAGGAACGCAACCTGGACACTATCAAACTTCTGCAGGGGCAAGCCACAGCCTCCATTTGAACAG GTGAGACCAGCACTTCCAGCACTTGAACGTCTTGTACATTCAACTGATGAAGAAGTTTTAACTGATGCCTGTTGGGCACAATCATATCTTTCTGACGGTACAAATGACAAAATCCAAGCTGTGATTGAGGCAGGTGTCTGTCCCCGACTTATTGAGCTCCTCCT CCATCCATCTCCATCAGTTCTTGTTCCTGCCCTTCGTACTGTTGGAAATATTGTGACTGGGGATGACATCCAGACACAG TGTGTAATAAACAATGGTGCACTGCCATATCTTCTAAGCCTGTtgactcataatcataaaaagAGCATTAAGAAAGAAGCTTGCTGGACCATCTCAAATATTACAGCTGGAAACAACCAACAAATTCAG GCTGTAATTGATGCTGGCTTAATCGGCCCCCTGGTTAACTTGCTTCAAAATGCTGAGTTTGACATAAAGAAAGAAGCTGCATGGGCAATTTCAAATGCTACTTCTGGTGGTACTCAAGACCAACTCAa GTACTTGGTGAGTCAAGGGTGCATAAAACCTTTATGTGATCTCCTTGTCTGTCCTGATCCAAGGATTGTCACTGTATGTCTCGAAGGGTTAGAGAACATTCTGAAGGTTGGAGAAGCTGAAAAGAATTTGGGAAGCAGTGGAGATTATAATATGTATGCCCAGATGATAGATGATGCTGAGGGTTTAGAAAAGATTGAAAATCTACAGAGTCATGACAATAATGAGATTTATGAGAAGGCAGTGAAGGTTCTTGAGACATATTGGTTAGAGGAAGATGATGAGTCTTTACCTCCAGGTGATGGTTCCCAGCAAGGCTTTCAGTTTGGTGGAAATGATCCCTCTGCTCCATCTGGTGGATTCAACTTTAGCTAA
- the LOC110611722 gene encoding two-component response regulator ARR2 has product MDPNSGKGSLPTSSSSGAWKAEDLVDDKFPVGLRVLAVDDNQTCLLTLEKMLMSCLYEVTKCSDAETALSLLRQNRNGYDIVLSDVHMPDMDGFELLEQIVLEMDDLPVVMMSYDEEKNMVMKGITQGACDYLIKPVGIETLKNIWQHVVRKKRNAWKHLEQSGSVEDGDRQHKQSQDTDYSYSANGGNWRNSKKKKGEEEEAEERDNTSTLKKPRVVWSVELHQQFVAAVNQLGIDKAVPKKILELMNVPGLTRENVASHLQKYRLYLRRLSGASQHQSNLNNGFICPQEATYGPMSSFNGIDLQTLAATGQLPAQSLATLQAAGLGQSRIPMPMVDQRNHFSFENPELRLGEGQQQQLSSSKLNLHGIPTTMEPKQLANLHHSAQPLGSMNVEVNAHGGQNNSLLMQMSQSQSRGQTLNETTGSHLPILPSSMAQPVLSNPVVSEVIARNGLAENGRGSVYNLVSQSSSMLNFPLNSAAELSGNSLPLVSSLTSNPEMKGSVGFMPSYDIFSDLNQHKSHDWELGMNFNASQQNNSLQSNLNVGPSVLPHQGFSSSQRIGLNISAVGKPMFTAEDASAHVNAQHFGQVNTFFSDNSASVKPEIVSDASCQTTLFPEQFGQEDLMSTLLKQQQGGVPAENEFDIDGSPLDDIPQ; this is encoded by the exons ATGGATCCTAACAGCGGGAAGGGATCGCTGCCAACGTCCAGCTCTAGTGGAGCTTGGAAAGCTGAGGACCTTGTTGACGATAAGTTTCCAGTAGGATTAAGGGTTTTGGCTGTTGACGATAATCAAACATGTCTCTTGACCTTGGAGAAGATGCTCATGTCCTGCCTTTATGAAG TTACAAAATGCAGTGATGCTGAGACAGCATTATCCTTGCTTCGGCAGAACAGAAATGGATATGATATTGTTTTAAGTGATGTACACATGCCAGACATGGATGGATTTGAACTTCTTGAACAAATTGTGCTAGAGATGGATGATCTGCCAGTTGTCA TGATGTCTTACGACGAGGAAAAAAATATGGTCATGAAGGGGATCACTCAGGGTGCTTGTGATTACTTGATTAAACCAGTTGGCATAGAGACACTGAAGAACATATGGCAGCATGTGGTTCGGAAGAAAAGGAACGCGTGGAAGCATTTGGAGCAATCAGGAAGCGTTGAAGACGGAGATAGACAGCACAAACAATCCCAGGACACAGATTATTCATATTCAGCCAATGGAGGAAATTGGAGAaactcaaaaaagaagaaaggcgAGGAAGAAGAAGCAGAGGAAAGGGATAATACTTCTACTCTAAAGAAGCCAAGAGTGGTTTGGTCGGTTGAACTCCACCAGCAGTTTGTTGCAGCTGTTAATCAACTAGGCATTGACA AAGCTGTTCCTAAGAAAATTCTAGAGTTGATGAATGTTCCTGGGCTTACTAGAGAAAATGTTGCTAGCCACCTCCAG AAATATCGTTTGTACCTCAGAAGATTGAGTGGGGCTTCACAACACCAGAGCAATTTGAACAACGGTTTTATTTGTCCCCAAGAAGCAACTTATGGGCCAATGTCCTCATTCAATGGAATTGACCTTCAAACTCTTGCTGCTACTGGTCAGCTTCCAGCACAGAGCCTTGCCACGCTACAAGCAGCTGGGCTTGGTCAGTCTAGAATTCCCATGCCCATGGTTGACCAAAGGAACCATTTCAGCTTTGAAAATCCAGAATTAAGATTAGGAGAGGGGCAACAACAGCAATTAAGCAGTAGTAAGCTGAACTTACATGGAATCCCAACAACCATGGAGCCAAAGCAACTTGCAAATTTGCACCATTCAGCGCAACCTCTTGGAAGCATGAATGTGGAAGTTAATGCCCATGGTGGTCAGAATAATTCATTGCTCATGCAAATGTCTCAATCACAGTCTAGGGGGCAGACACTAAATGAAACCACTGGCAGCCATCTTCCTATTCTCCCATCATCCATGGCACAGCCTGTTCTATCCAATCCAGTTGTTAGCGAGGTGATAGCAAGAAATGGTTTAGCTGAGAACGGTAGAGGTAGTGTATATAATCTAGTTTCACAATCATCTTCAATGTTGAATTTCCCCTTGAACAGCGCAGCAGAATTATCAGGTAATAGTCTTCCCCTGGTATCCAGCCTCACATCTAATCCAGAAATGAAAGGATCTGTAGGATTCATGCCAAGTTATGATATTTTTAGTGATTTGAATCAGCACAAATCCCATGATTGGGAACTAGGCATGAACTTCAATGCATCCCAGCAAAACAACTCTCTGCAAAGCAATCTTAATGTTGGGCCATCAGTTTTACCTCATCAAGGGTTTTCTTCAAGCCAAAGGATAGGCCTGAATATATCTGCTGTAGGCAAACCCATGTTTACAGCTGAGGATGCAAGTGCACATGTAAATGCACAACATTTTGGACAAGTGAACACCTTTTTTTCAGATAATTCAGCGAGTGTTAAGCCTGAAATTGTTTCTGATGCAAGCTGTCAGACTACCCTTTTCCCTGAACAGTTTGGCCAGGAAGATCTCATGAGTACACTTCTAAAACAA CAGCAGGGAGGTGTACCAGCTGAAAATGAGTTTGACATTGATGGGAGTCCCTTGGATGATATTCCTCAGTAG
- the LOC110610761 gene encoding BTB/POZ and MATH domain-containing protein 2, which yields METITAELSKPISSCSSNFNFPAATSTSRSVTINGSHEFKINGYSLTKGIGIGNSLSSDAFIAGGYQWAIHFYPDGRAVEDHPRYVSLFIALESEDSDVRALFEISLIDQSGKGRNEVHTQFGRIGTNLESGPYTIKCRGSMWGFKRFFRRDLLEKSDYLKDDTLVIRCRVGVVVTYTEGVPLPDPDIGHNFGKSLESGSRNDSDVNFQVDGEEFAAQKLKYQHTQSADSWSSSSVGNWKKLKRINFEEEEETTEESDDAATRIFIFEPDSR from the exons ATGGAGACGATCACCGCAGAACTCTCCAAACCTATATCAAGCTGCTCCTCCAATTTCAATTTCCCAGCAGCCACTTCAACATCCCGCTCCGTGACAATAAATGGATCCCACGAATTCAAAATCAATGGCTACTCCCTAACGAAGGGCATCGGAATTGGAAACTCATTATCGTCGGATGCGTTCATCGCTGGTGGGTACCAGTGGGCAATCCACTTCTACCCTGACGGACGGGCAGTAGAAGATCACCCGAGATACGTGTCCTTGTTCATAGCCCTCGAAAGCGAGGACAGCGACGTGAGGGCACTGTTTGAGATCTCGCTGATTGATCAGAGTGGGAAAGGACGCAATGAGGTTCACACCCAGTTCGGTAGAATAGGAACAAATCTCGAGAGTGGACCTTACACAATTAAATGTCGCGGCAGCATGTG GGGCTTTAAACGATTTTTCAGAAGAGATCTATTAGAGAAATCAGATTATCTAAAAGACGATACCTTAGTAATTCGCTGTCGTGTTGGCGTTGTTGTCACCTACACAGAGGGAGTACCACTGCCAGACCCCGATATTGGCCATAATTTTGGCAAGTCTTTAGAGAGTGGAAGCAGAAACGATTCAGATGTAAATTTTCAAGTTGATGGCGAAGAATTTGCTGCTCAGAAGCTCAAGTATCAGCACACTCAATCGGCCGATTCCTGGTCTTCTTCAAGCGTAGGGAACTGGAAAAAGTTGAAGAGGATTAActtcgaagaagaagaagaaacaacGGAGGAGAGCGACGATGCAGCTACAAGGATTTTCATCTTTGAACCGGATAGCCGTTAG
- the LOC110610666 gene encoding GATA transcription factor 15, translating to MLDQSEKGSEPEDMSSKSTEGGENQQKKTCTDCGTTKTPLWRGGPAGPKSLCNACGIRSRKKKRDNLGLNRAANEKKSKKGNNHNSSSNNSSRIGDGLKQRLLALGREVLMQRSTVEKQRRKLGEEEQAAVLLMALSYGSVYA from the exons ATGCTGGATCAAAGCGAAAAG GGATCAGAGCCTGAGGATATGAGTAGCAAATCAACTGAAGGAGGAGAAAATCAGCAAAAGAAAACCTGCACCGATTGCGGAACAACAAAGACTCCACTCTGGAGAGGTGGCCCAGCTGGCCCTAAG TCGCTGTGCAACGCATGTGGAATTAGAAGCAGGAAGAAGAAAAGGGACAATTTGGGTTTGAACAGAGCAGCAAATGAGAAGAAATCAAAGAAAGGGAACAATCATAATAGTTCAAGTAACAACAGTAGTAGAATAGGCGATGGGTTAAAGCAGAGGCTGTTGGCTCTGGGTAGAGAGGTATTGATGCAGAGATCAACAGTGGAGAAGCAGAGAAGAAAGCTAGGAGAAGAAGAACAAGCTGCTGTGCTATTAATGGCTCTGTCTTATGGCTCAGTGTATGCTTAG